From Leptolyngbya sp. CCY15150, the proteins below share one genomic window:
- a CDS encoding VOC family protein — protein MALTQGTHHIGLTVPNINATRDFFVNVLEFQQVGEVPDYPAYFLSDGTSLLTLWQALEPDHAIPFNRKTNIGLHHFAFKVDGVETLKAIYEKLKTTAGVEIEFAPESLGGGPTQHMMFAIPGGIRMELTAPGR, from the coding sequence ATGGCTCTTACTCAAGGCACCCATCACATCGGTCTGACCGTTCCCAACATCAACGCGACCCGCGATTTTTTCGTGAATGTCTTGGAATTTCAACAAGTCGGTGAAGTACCCGACTATCCCGCTTACTTTCTCTCTGACGGCACCAGCCTATTGACACTATGGCAGGCGTTAGAACCGGATCACGCTATTCCCTTTAACCGCAAAACCAACATCGGCCTGCATCACTTTGCCTTCAAAGTAGACGGCGTCGAAACCCTCAAGGCCATCTACGAAAAGCTCAAAACCACCGCAGGCGTTGAGATTGAATTTGCGCCGGAATCCTTAGGCGGTGGCCCCACTCAGCACATGATGTTCGCCATTCCCGGCGGCATTCGCATGGAGTTGACCGCTCCCGGCCGTTGA
- a CDS encoding TetR/AcrR family transcriptional regulator: protein MPRTTSSSKPSVRDRIMQAASTLFYQEGVQNVGIDRIIAESGVAKMSLYNHFKSKDALIAAWLQQRDVNWREWFQKTVEKQATAPAERLLAMFDVLEEWFSQPDFRGCAFINSSVELVDPEHPGYQVAIEHQQALYGYILHLVQAAELDSPDAVAEQLLLLMEGAIVVAMMRRSPAAATHAKTAAAMLIQIT, encoded by the coding sequence ATGCCTCGCACAACATCATCGTCCAAGCCCTCAGTGCGCGATCGCATCATGCAAGCCGCATCCACCCTGTTCTATCAAGAGGGCGTGCAAAACGTCGGCATCGATCGCATCATCGCCGAGTCGGGGGTGGCAAAAATGTCTCTGTACAACCACTTCAAGTCCAAAGACGCCCTGATTGCCGCCTGGCTACAGCAGCGTGATGTCAATTGGCGCGAATGGTTTCAGAAAACGGTGGAAAAGCAAGCGACAGCACCGGCTGAACGCCTTCTGGCTATGTTTGATGTGCTGGAAGAATGGTTCTCTCAACCAGACTTTCGCGGCTGTGCCTTTATCAATTCGTCGGTCGAGCTAGTTGATCCTGAGCATCCGGGATATCAGGTGGCGATCGAGCACCAGCAAGCCCTTTATGGCTATATTTTGCACCTGGTGCAGGCTGCCGAACTCGATAGTCCTGACGCGGTGGCTGAGCAATTGTTGCTGTTGATGGAAGGGGCGATCGTGGTGGCCATGATGCGTCGAAGTCCTGCGGCAGCAACCCATGCCAAGACCGCTGCCGCGATGCTCATTCAGATAACGTAA
- a CDS encoding pyridoxamine 5'-phosphate oxidase family protein, whose translation MAIPGWQRADSPFHHGERAIQERLGALEQMDTFGRRMIREFLPEQHRQFYAQLSYVLVGTMDSAGKPWASILVGEPGFISTPNDSSLHIAAHPLYGDPLTDMLQVGSDIGFLGIELQTRRRNRVNGVVSAIAPDGFDVQVSQTFGNCPKYIQARQFDLAAFDPNVAKPLHTLTRLGDAERQAIAAADTFFIATAYLDEAAGAARGVDVSHRGGNPGFVRIDGNTLTVPDFAGNCHFNTFGNIEVNPRAGLLFIDFEQGNLLYLTGRAEVIWDGDPEIAAYAGAERLFKFHLTQGIRVDSSLPLTWSKPESSRFLAETGPW comes from the coding sequence ATGGCAATCCCCGGTTGGCAACGGGCAGACTCTCCCTTTCATCATGGGGAGCGGGCGATTCAGGAACGGTTGGGCGCTTTAGAACAGATGGATACGTTTGGCCGACGGATGATTCGCGAATTTTTGCCAGAACAGCATCGCCAGTTCTACGCCCAGCTTTCTTACGTTCTGGTTGGCACGATGGACAGCGCCGGAAAACCCTGGGCATCTATTCTCGTAGGGGAACCAGGCTTTATCTCAACGCCGAACGATTCCTCCCTGCACATCGCTGCTCACCCTCTCTACGGCGATCCGCTTACCGACATGCTGCAAGTTGGCAGTGATATTGGCTTTCTCGGCATCGAACTGCAGACTCGCCGCCGCAACCGCGTCAATGGCGTGGTCAGCGCGATCGCCCCTGACGGTTTTGACGTTCAAGTCAGCCAAACCTTTGGCAACTGTCCTAAATACATCCAGGCACGCCAGTTCGATCTCGCTGCTTTTGACCCTAATGTGGCCAAGCCTCTCCATACCCTGACCAGGTTAGGGGACGCTGAACGGCAGGCGATCGCGGCGGCTGACACCTTTTTTATCGCCACGGCCTACCTGGATGAGGCTGCCGGAGCCGCTCGGGGCGTCGATGTCTCTCACCGAGGCGGCAACCCCGGCTTTGTGCGCATCGACGGCAATACCCTCACCGTGCCGGACTTTGCTGGCAACTGCCACTTCAATACCTTCGGCAACATCGAGGTTAACCCACGGGCGGGTCTGCTGTTCATTGATTTTGAGCAGGGCAATCTACTCTATCTCACAGGCCGGGCCGAGGTCATTTGGGATGGCGATCCAGAAATTGCTGCCTATGCAGGTGCTGAAAGGCTGTTCAAATTTCATCTTACCCAGGGCATCCGGGTGGATAGTAGCCTGCCCTTAACCTGGTCTAAGCCTGAGTCCTCTCGGTTTCTAGCAGAAACCGGCCCCTGGTAA
- a CDS encoding hydrogenase maturation nickel metallochaperone HypA, whose product MHELGLTETIVAIALDHAQGAHVLRLTLEVGQLTAVMPDAIRFCFDVCAQGTLLEGALLEIVQPPGLGQCRACGATLSLDSPFGQCTCGSVDLAIIQGQELTLKQLELEELCV is encoded by the coding sequence ATGCATGAATTAGGACTGACTGAAACCATCGTAGCGATCGCCCTCGACCATGCCCAAGGCGCTCACGTCCTGCGCCTTACCCTGGAAGTGGGGCAACTGACGGCGGTGATGCCCGATGCGATTCGCTTTTGTTTTGATGTTTGTGCTCAGGGTACGTTACTGGAAGGTGCTCTGCTAGAGATTGTACAACCGCCTGGTCTCGGGCAATGCCGAGCCTGTGGTGCCACATTGTCTCTCGATAGCCCCTTTGGGCAATGTACCTGTGGCAGTGTAGATCTAGCGATTATTCAAGGACAAGAATTAACCCTTAAACAACTGGAATTGGAGGAACTATGTGTGTAA
- the hypD gene encoding hydrogenase formation protein HypD, translated as MKYVHEFRDPQRAQGILRQIEAIAAQFPPGSPGSSASDRPLRIMEICGGHTHAIFKYGLADLLPDTVELIHGPGCPVCIMPKGRLDDAITLAQNPQVILTTFGDVLRVPGSSQSLLQAKAQGADIRVVYSPLDALQIAIAHPDREVVFFAIGFETTAPSTALTVLQAAAQGVSNFSLFCNHVLVVPALEALLNQPDLQLDGFIGPGHVSMVIGARPYRVIAERYGKPVVVSGFEPVDILQSLWMVLDQLVTGRCTVENQYSRLVAEDGNAVALGAIAQVFTVREQFEWRGLGEIPASGLRIHPDYAQFDAEVKFSLPHPHVDDHRACACGDILRGVKKPWECKVFGTACTPDSPLGACMVSSEGACAAYYNYGQLDRRRPATSSASLAPSHSSRVRR; from the coding sequence ATGAAATATGTCCATGAATTTCGCGATCCGCAGCGGGCCCAGGGTATTCTCCGGCAGATCGAGGCGATCGCCGCCCAGTTTCCGCCTGGCTCTCCTGGCTCCTCTGCAAGCGATCGCCCCCTGCGGATTATGGAGATTTGTGGCGGTCATACCCACGCAATTTTTAAGTATGGGTTAGCCGATCTCTTACCTGACACCGTAGAACTCATCCATGGGCCAGGCTGCCCGGTGTGCATTATGCCCAAAGGACGGCTGGATGACGCCATCACCCTAGCCCAGAATCCGCAGGTGATCTTGACCACCTTTGGTGATGTGTTGCGGGTGCCGGGATCGAGTCAATCCTTGCTGCAGGCCAAAGCTCAGGGTGCGGATATTCGGGTGGTGTATTCTCCCCTGGATGCCCTTCAGATCGCGATCGCCCACCCTGATCGAGAGGTGGTCTTCTTTGCCATTGGCTTTGAAACCACAGCTCCTAGTACGGCCCTAACGGTCTTGCAAGCGGCGGCCCAGGGCGTGAGCAATTTTAGTTTATTTTGCAATCATGTCTTGGTGGTGCCAGCGCTGGAAGCCTTGCTGAATCAACCGGATTTGCAACTGGATGGCTTTATTGGGCCAGGGCACGTCAGCATGGTGATTGGTGCCCGTCCCTACCGGGTGATTGCTGAGCGCTATGGTAAACCGGTAGTTGTGTCTGGATTTGAGCCAGTTGATATTTTGCAATCTCTCTGGATGGTGCTGGATCAACTGGTGACAGGGCGCTGCACGGTGGAAAATCAGTATAGTCGCTTGGTGGCAGAGGATGGCAATGCGGTAGCTCTGGGGGCGATCGCCCAGGTCTTTACGGTGCGGGAGCAGTTTGAATGGCGTGGTCTTGGTGAAATTCCTGCCTCGGGGCTGCGCATCCATCCCGACTACGCCCAGTTTGACGCCGAGGTGAAGTTTAGCTTACCTCATCCCCATGTCGATGATCATCGTGCCTGTGCCTGCGGCGACATTTTGAGAGGAGTGAAAAAGCCCTGGGAATGTAAAGTCTTTGGCACTGCCTGCACCCCTGATTCGCCCTTAGGTGCTTGCATGGTGTCCTCTGAAGGGGCCTGCGCCGCCTACTACAACTATGGCCAGCTTGATCGACGTCGTCCGGCCACGTCATCGGCTTCACTAGCTCCATCCCATTCATCTCGTGTGAGGAGGTAA
- the hypE gene encoding hydrogenase expression/formation protein HypE, with the protein MPSVTRDTFQRSHPRRPRLESTVTLAHGSGGRAMHDLIDSIFVARFQQAPAPLEDQARIPLGALNTLGDRLAFTTDSYVVDPLFFPGSNIGELAVNGTVNDLCVSGAIPLYLTCSVILEEGLSTDLLAQIVDHMAIAAVQARVQIVTGDTKVVPRGSVDKIFINTAGVGVMRTGINPCATALQPGDRILINGAIGNHGAAILVARGELALDTDIQSDCQPLNSLVDAIVSVCPDVRAMRDATRGGLATVLNEFATASQVSIQLQEEAIPVDEPVAGLCELLGLDPLYLANEGKIVVVVPAHRADETLATMRSHPAGQESCCIGQVGDRFPGLVSLQTAFGTERVVDVLVGDQLPRIC; encoded by the coding sequence ATGCCCTCAGTTACCCGTGATACGTTTCAGCGATCGCATCCCCGTCGTCCGCGCCTTGAATCGACGGTGACCCTAGCTCATGGCAGCGGTGGTCGGGCGATGCATGATCTGATTGACAGTATTTTTGTAGCGCGTTTTCAGCAAGCTCCAGCTCCCCTAGAGGATCAGGCCCGTATACCGTTAGGTGCTTTGAATACCTTGGGCGATCGCCTGGCCTTCACCACCGATTCCTATGTTGTTGATCCGCTCTTTTTTCCTGGTAGCAACATAGGAGAACTAGCGGTCAATGGCACGGTGAACGATCTCTGTGTCAGTGGTGCCATTCCCCTATATTTAACCTGTAGCGTCATCTTAGAAGAAGGCCTATCAACCGATCTCCTAGCCCAAATCGTAGATCACATGGCGATCGCCGCCGTCCAAGCCAGAGTGCAGATCGTCACGGGAGATACGAAAGTTGTACCGCGCGGCAGTGTAGATAAGATATTTATCAATACGGCTGGTGTCGGCGTCATGCGTACGGGCATTAATCCCTGTGCCACTGCCCTGCAGCCAGGCGATCGCATTCTGATCAACGGAGCGATCGGTAACCATGGTGCAGCTATCTTGGTCGCGCGGGGTGAACTGGCCCTAGATACCGATATCCAAAGCGACTGTCAGCCGTTGAATAGTTTGGTCGATGCGATCGTGTCGGTATGCCCTGATGTCCGGGCTATGCGGGATGCCACGCGGGGAGGGCTAGCCACGGTGCTCAACGAGTTTGCCACAGCTTCCCAGGTGAGTATTCAACTGCAGGAAGAGGCTATTCCTGTGGATGAGCCGGTGGCAGGACTTTGTGAACTCCTAGGACTAGATCCCCTGTACCTTGCTAATGAAGGTAAGATAGTTGTCGTCGTGCCCGCCCATCGAGCAGACGAGACCCTAGCCACCATGCGATCGCATCCAGCCGGGCAGGAAAGCTGCTGTATTGGTCAGGTGGGCGATCGCTTTCCAGGACTGGTTTCACTGCAGACGGCCTTTGGTACGGAGCGGGTGGTCGATGTATTAGTGGGTGATCAACTGCCGAGGATTTGCTGA
- a CDS encoding glutathione binding-like protein, which yields MIDLYTYTTPNGRKPPILLEELELPYTIHSIDISKGDQFTPEFKAINPNSKIPAIRDRDHNLTIFESGAILIYLAEKAGKFLPTDVVDRAKVMEWLMFQMASVGPMLGQLGHFRNAAPEKITYAVERYHRETLRLLDVLDGQLKKHPYIAGDYSIADIATFPWVAAAKTPYLNISITDFPNVDRWIETMKKRPAVRVGMDILQPNFDSNVGTLATAEAAEQLTTA from the coding sequence ATGATTGACTTATATACCTACACCACCCCCAATGGTCGCAAGCCTCCCATTCTACTCGAAGAATTGGAACTGCCTTACACCATTCACAGCATTGACATCAGCAAAGGCGACCAGTTCACCCCCGAATTTAAGGCCATCAACCCCAACAGCAAGATTCCGGCCATCCGCGATCGCGACCATAACCTCACCATTTTCGAATCCGGTGCCATCTTGATTTACCTAGCAGAAAAAGCCGGTAAGTTCCTACCTACTGACGTGGTCGATCGCGCCAAAGTGATGGAGTGGCTGATGTTTCAGATGGCCAGCGTAGGACCGATGTTGGGTCAGCTCGGCCACTTCCGCAACGCTGCGCCCGAGAAGATTACCTATGCCGTGGAACGCTATCACCGGGAGACCTTACGGCTGCTCGACGTGCTTGATGGCCAGCTCAAAAAGCATCCCTACATCGCGGGAGATTACTCCATCGCCGATATTGCCACGTTTCCCTGGGTCGCAGCCGCTAAAACGCCTTACCTAAATATTTCCATCACGGACTTTCCCAACGTTGACCGCTGGATTGAAACGATGAAAAAGCGCCCCGCGGTAAGAGTTGGAATGGATATCCTCCAACCCAATTTTGACAGCAACGTTGGGACGCTGGCGACTGCTGAAGCGGCAGAACAACTGACCACGGCGTAA
- a CDS encoding nuclear transport factor 2 family protein, producing MPELAPPVHPTVDADDSRPPLPPFTLETAKVKVQAAEDAWNSRNPDKVVLAYTVDSEWRNRSEFLKGRDQIREFLTRKWNTELDYRLKKTLWSFTENRISVKFEYEYRTDSGQWYRAYGNENWEFAPNGQMQRREASINDVPIKESERKFRTS from the coding sequence ATGCCCGAGCTCGCACCCCCCGTTCATCCCACCGTTGACGCAGATGACAGCAGGCCACCTTTGCCGCCCTTCACATTGGAGACGGCGAAGGTCAAAGTGCAAGCCGCGGAAGATGCCTGGAACAGCCGCAACCCTGACAAAGTCGTCCTGGCCTACACCGTCGATTCGGAATGGCGTAATCGCTCGGAGTTCCTCAAAGGTCGTGACCAGATTCGCGAATTTCTCACCCGCAAATGGAACACCGAACTGGACTATCGCCTGAAGAAAACCCTCTGGAGCTTCACCGAAAACCGTATCTCCGTGAAATTTGAGTACGAGTACCGCACCGACTCGGGCCAGTGGTATCGCGCCTATGGCAACGAAAACTGGGAATTTGCCCCCAACGGCCAGATGCAGCGCCGGGAAGCCAGCATCAACGATGTGCCGATTAAAGAGTCTGAACGCAAGTTCCGTACCTCATAA
- the hypB gene encoding hydrogenase nickel incorporation protein HypB, with protein sequence MCVTCGCSDDATPTLTHPITGKTEAIASIHTPQSHTHIQPDGTILTHHHSHDHSPDHHPDQSAALHAQHHGTTLTLEQRLLSKNDAIANRNRGWLKGRESVALNLVSSPGAGKTTLLVRTLEDLQSDRPMVVIEGDQATSHDADRIQSTGCAAIQVNTGTGCHLDAAMVEQGLDTLHPPLGSLVWIENVGNLVCPALFDLGETAKVVILSVTEGDDKPIKYPHMFRASQVMVLTKIDLLPYVTFDVDRCLDYARQVNPHLTCFQLSATTGTGLEDWYAWLRQLHA encoded by the coding sequence ATGTGTGTAACCTGCGGCTGTTCTGATGACGCAACACCCACTCTGACGCATCCTATCACGGGAAAAACAGAAGCGATCGCCTCCATCCATACCCCCCAGAGCCATACGCACATCCAACCTGATGGAACGATTCTTACCCATCACCACAGTCACGACCATAGCCCTGATCATCATCCTGATCAGTCTGCCGCTCTCCATGCTCAACATCACGGCACAACTCTTACCCTAGAACAGCGCCTGCTTTCAAAAAATGATGCGATCGCCAACCGGAATCGAGGCTGGCTAAAAGGTCGAGAATCAGTGGCGCTGAACCTAGTCAGTTCCCCTGGGGCTGGCAAAACCACTCTTCTGGTGCGTACACTGGAGGATCTACAGAGCGATCGCCCCATGGTGGTGATTGAGGGCGATCAGGCTACCAGCCACGACGCCGACCGCATTCAATCTACCGGCTGTGCTGCTATTCAGGTCAATACTGGCACCGGCTGCCATCTAGATGCTGCCATGGTAGAGCAGGGGTTAGATACCCTCCATCCCCCCCTTGGATCGTTGGTGTGGATTGAAAATGTAGGTAACTTAGTCTGTCCTGCTCTATTTGATCTTGGGGAAACTGCCAAGGTGGTGATTCTCTCGGTAACTGAGGGGGACGATAAACCCATTAAGTATCCTCATATGTTCCGAGCTAGTCAGGTGATGGTGCTTACTAAGATTGACCTGTTGCCCTACGTTACCTTCGATGTCGATCGCTGTCTGGATTATGCCCGCCAAGTGAACCCTCACCTCACCTGCTTCCAGCTATCGGCAACAACAGGAACTGGCTTAGAAGACTGGTACGCCTGGCTACGGCAGCTACATGCTTAG